From Salvia splendens isolate huo1 chromosome 3, SspV2, whole genome shotgun sequence, a single genomic window includes:
- the LOC121796854 gene encoding uncharacterized protein LOC121796854 has protein sequence MASISREEKSFKITPENDKLFSKLLSRESSFRVYYGAAPSAVPFVWETRPGTPKHNSAANSEIPPLKPPPSYFTAGIAKSAGGGSRSKLLLHSLFRRMNPKRAAAVSHSSSTSSSSSQSDPISTPAHVRRRRRASSFGSSFDERADDLRSSRICLGIGGGGSSVKRALLSIVGR, from the coding sequence ATGGCTTCAATCAGCCGCGAAGAGAAATCCTTCAAAATCACGCCGGAAAACGACAAATTGTTCTCGAAGCTTCTCTCTCGCGAATCCTCCTTCCGCGTCTACTACGGCGCCGCCCCCAGCGCCGTCCCCTTCGTTTGGGAGACGCGTCCGGGAACGCCCAAACACAATTCCGCCGCGAATTCCGAAATCCCGCCGCTCAAGCCGCCGCCGTCCTACTTCACCGCCGGCATCGCCAAATCCGCCGGCGGCGGATCCAGATCGAAGCTGCTCCTCCACAGCCTTTTCAGGAGGATGAATCCGAAGCGAGCGGCGGCAGTTTCTCACTCCTCCTCGACCTCGTCTTCGTCTTCGCAATCCGATCCGATCTCCACGCCTGCTCACGTGCGCAGAAGGCGACGCGCCTCCAGCTTCGGATCGTCGTTCGACGAGAGAGCGGACGATCTCCGATCGTCGAGGATATGCCTCGGGATTGGCGGCGGTGGCAGCTCGGTGAAGAGAGCGTTGCTGTCGATCGTCGGCCGTTGA